A single region of the Ziziphus jujuba cultivar Dongzao chromosome 10, ASM3175591v1 genome encodes:
- the LOC107411543 gene encoding uncharacterized protein LOC107411543 yields the protein MGKNVKWSWTSALIGAASAVATMALVGAKPKDPTFHLISINLTSFKLNLPIVDTELILNVHVTNPNITPVHYSSTTMSIYYDGSLLGSAEVQAGCQPPKSCQMLRLPARLDGLELAHHAGRFFGDVAKREMVLDAAVDIGGTAKVLWWDHNFKIHVDSHVTVDPVFLEVIDQENRSELELFA from the coding sequence ATGGGCAAAAATGTAAAATGGAGCTGGACCTCGGCTCTGATCGGAGCAGCTTCGGCTGTAGCAACCATGGCTCTAGTCGGAGCCAAACCCAAAGACCCAACCTTCCACCTCATATCCATTAACCTAACCTCCTTCAAGCTCAACCTCCCAATTGTTGACACCGAACTCATCCTCAACGTACACGTTACCAACCCTAACATCACGCCCGTCCATTACTCCTCCACCACCATGTCCATCTACTACGACGGCTCCCTCCTCGGTTCTGCCGAAGTTCAGGCGGGCTGTCAACCGCCTAAGTCGTGCCAGATGCTCCGGCTTCCGGCTCGGCTTGATGGGTTAGAGCTGGCTCACCACGCCGGTCGGTTTTTTGGGGATGTGGCAAAGCGTGAGATGGTGCTAGACGCGGCTGTGGATATCGGGGGCACCGCGAAGGTGTTGTGGTGGGACCACAACTTCAAGATCCACGTGGACAGTCATGTTACTGTTGATCCTGTGTTTCTTGAGGTAATTGATCAGGAAAACAGATCCGAGTTGGAGCTTTTTGCTTGA